One Bacteroidota bacterium genomic region harbors:
- a CDS encoding 2-C-methyl-D-erythritol 2,4-cyclodiphosphate synthase — translation MTSIYNLRTGIGYDVHRLVPGRDLIIGGVKIDFHLGLLGHSDADVLLHAITDAILGASGLGDIGQLFPDSSADWKGANSLELLRYSHQKIQAAGFSIISLDSVVICDRPKLLPHVPAMKKNISDVLGLEVFRIGIKGKTSEKLGFVGAEEGIEAYATALLVSGS, via the coding sequence ATGACATCCATTTATAACCTTCGCACAGGCATTGGCTACGATGTTCACCGGCTTGTTCCCGGCAGAGACCTTATTATCGGAGGTGTTAAGATCGATTTCCACCTTGGATTGCTTGGTCATTCCGATGCCGATGTGCTCCTGCATGCCATCACCGATGCCATTCTGGGTGCATCCGGGCTGGGTGATATCGGTCAGCTGTTCCCCGATTCGTCCGCTGACTGGAAAGGAGCCAACTCACTGGAACTTCTCAGGTATTCCCATCAAAAAATTCAGGCAGCCGGCTTTTCCATCATCAGTCTGGATTCTGTCGTTATCTGTGACCGGCCTAAACTGCTTCCGCATGTTCCCGCCATGAAGAAAAATATCTCGGATGTCCTTGGGCTGGAGGTTTTCAGGATCGGTATCAAAGGAAAAACATCTGAAAAACTGGGTTTTGTCGGAGCCGAAGAGGGGATTGAAGCCTATGCAACGGCCTTGCTGGTGAGTGGTTCATGA
- a CDS encoding DedA family protein — MTDFFNDLINQLADLKDTYIYLTILVVSYLENIFPPIPGDLLIVFSGYLVGVGVISFWEALFFSTLGSLLGFIHLYGIGRWLGDSIMKTGRMSFLPKSQILTVNEKFARFGYWLIIFNRFLTGIRAVISLFAGIGNLFFWKTTLAALVSALVWNALLLGLGQLLGRNWRVIGDYLQSWSVAVLILAGVVALTWFTIWWFRRKKNPPA; from the coding sequence ATGACCGATTTCTTCAACGATCTCATCAATCAGCTGGCCGACCTCAAGGATACCTATATTTATCTGACCATCCTGGTGGTTTCCTATCTTGAAAACATTTTCCCTCCCATCCCCGGAGACCTTCTGATTGTCTTCAGCGGCTACCTGGTCGGCGTGGGAGTGATCAGTTTCTGGGAAGCCCTGTTTTTTTCCACGCTTGGCTCACTCCTCGGATTTATCCATCTCTATGGCATCGGACGCTGGCTGGGCGATAGCATCATGAAGACCGGCAGGATGAGTTTCCTGCCGAAGAGCCAGATTCTGACTGTTAACGAGAAATTTGCCCGTTTTGGCTACTGGCTGATCATTTTCAACCGGTTTCTGACGGGTATCCGGGCGGTGATTTCCCTGTTTGCCGGCATCGGAAACCTCTTCTTCTGGAAAACAACCCTGGCTGCACTCGTCTCCGCTTTGGTCTGGAACGCACTCCTTCTCGGACTCGGGCAACTGCTTGGACGGAATTGGAGGGTGATTGGCGATTACCTCCAGTCCTGGTCCGTGGCTGTTCTTATCCTGGCCGGTGTGGTTGCCCTGACCTGGTTCACCATCTGGTGGTTCCGTCGTAAAAAAAATCCGCCAGCCTGA